A genomic stretch from Acidobacteriota bacterium includes:
- a CDS encoding substrate-binding domain-containing protein translates to MRSCLWKLSALAMLVLLAGCRAEEGGKTPGDGTPSRGTIGLSVMTLTNPFFKVIADTLTDEARKHGYEVVVTSGEFDVARQRNQVKDFIVRKVSAIVLCPTDSKAIGTAIQEANQAGIPVFTADLACLAPGAKVVSHIATDNYAGGKEAGKAMIEALGEAGGKVVVLHYEQAESCLLRVQGFNEIIDEYNRDRRAGTIDIVAVLPGGGAKDGGYKAAEDAIQAHPDLVGIFAINDPSALGARAALEKAGKADQVRIIGFDGQPEGKQAIKDGLIYADPVQFPDRIGRQTMQTIARHFEGEEVPPEILIPTALYRKADAEKDPTLQ, encoded by the coding sequence ATGCGATCCTGCCTGTGGAAGCTTTCAGCCCTGGCGATGCTGGTATTGCTGGCGGGATGCCGTGCGGAAGAGGGCGGCAAGACCCCGGGCGACGGGACGCCTTCCCGGGGAACCATCGGCCTGTCGGTGATGACCCTGACCAATCCCTTCTTCAAGGTGATTGCCGACACGCTCACCGATGAAGCCCGCAAGCATGGCTACGAGGTGGTGGTGACCAGCGGCGAATTCGACGTGGCTCGCCAGCGCAACCAGGTCAAGGACTTCATCGTGCGCAAGGTGAGCGCCATCGTGCTCTGCCCCACCGATTCCAAGGCCATCGGAACCGCCATCCAGGAGGCCAACCAGGCCGGCATCCCCGTCTTCACCGCCGACCTGGCCTGCCTGGCCCCGGGCGCCAAGGTGGTCTCTCACATCGCCACCGACAACTACGCCGGTGGCAAGGAAGCCGGCAAGGCCATGATCGAGGCGTTGGGCGAAGCCGGGGGCAAGGTGGTGGTGCTCCACTATGAGCAGGCAGAGTCCTGCCTGCTGCGGGTGCAGGGGTTTAACGAGATCATCGACGAATACAATCGCGATCGCCGGGCGGGCACCATCGACATCGTGGCCGTGCTGCCGGGTGGAGGGGCCAAGGACGGCGGCTACAAGGCCGCCGAGGACGCCATCCAGGCTCATCCAGACCTGGTTGGGATCTTCGCCATCAACGACCCATCGGCCCTGGGGGCCAGGGCGGCGCTGGAGAAGGCCGGCAAGGCCGACCAGGTCAGGATCATCGGCTTTGACGGCCAACCGGAGGGCAAGCAGGCGATCAAGGACGGGCTGATCTACGCCGACCCCGTGCAGTTTCCGGACCGCATCGGCCGCCAGACCATGCAGACCATCGCCAGGCACTTCGAGGGAGAGGAAGTGCCCCCGGAGATCCTGATCCCCACCGCCCTCTACCGCAAGGCCGATGCCGAAAAGGATCCAACCCTTCAATAA